CAAGTCAATGTTTTACACAACTCTTCACACGGAGCTCTTGACCTTTTTGATTTTGCAATAGAAAAGCTTGGTTTTTCAACTAACGTGTGTTTACAATTGTATAACCAGTTGAAAACATCACTAGATAGTGGGAAACAAATTGTACTGCAAGCTCATAGTGAGGGACACGCAATTAGTAAAAAAGCATTAAGTTGGCTAACTCCAGAAGAAAGAAGCAAAATTAGTTTTTATGGGTATGCCTCTGCAGAAATTATTTCTGAAAAATCCGCAGGTTATGTGGAAAACAATATTTCTAAAAATGATTTAGTGGCTTTCCTTGCCAACCCTTTCAACTGTGTGGACGCTGCCATTTTTCAACATTCGCATGTGAATTTTTTAGAGCCGGTAACTATGAACCCTTGCTCAGAACATTTGTTCATGGGGCAAACGATACAAAAAAGGGTAGAAATGGTGAATGCTCAAATAGGACAAGACTTTAGTTTAGATATAGGGAAACTATGAAAAAACTGATTATTATTGCTAGCTCATTTTTCGTATTGATTGTCTATATGGCTGTGAGGGAAAAAATTGAAAGCTCAAGTCCTATACACTGTAAGCATGTGAACAGAATATCTGATTCTTTTTTAGATGTGGCAAGTGAAAAGTATGGTTTAACTTGTTCTGGAAGTGGGGGGGCTTTGATGGATAAAGTGAATAGCATTACGCTAGTTTTTGATTCCCGAGAGGAAAATGTGCCGATAGAAAGAGCTAGAAGTTTGTTTGTGAAGAGTCTTGAAGATTATCTCAGCAGGATTAATGACGATGAGAAGTTAAGACCATACCTCAGCGACTACCCTTTCACACAAAGTGGTGTTAATTTTCGTATTTCATTCCAAGCTACTAAGAAGGACGAGATTTATTTAGTATTCTTATCTCATGGCAAGATCATTTATATGACAAAGGATGAGAATCAAGCTCCATTAGTTAAAGTATCTGAGGAGACGTATGAGGAGGCGAGGGAGATTGTGATCGCGGAGCGGAGCTCCACCATGTAGGCTTAGGGTGCGATGGGTTCCCAGAGGCCGAAGACGTTGTCTTCGAGATCGGCTGCGTACGCGTAGTATCCCATGTTGGGGATTTCCATATTGGGCATGATGACTTTGCCGCCTTTTGCAAGGACTTTCTCTAGGTAGGTATCGACGGAGCCGACTTGCACTGCGACTACTGGCCCTTTGACTTGCTCGGTTCTCTTCATGAGTCCACCGTTAATGGCTCCGGGCTGAGTAGGCATTTTGTCTTCGTCTATGGGAGTGGTTCGAACTCCTATGTAGTTCATTCCTGGAATATCGTTTAACTCCCAGTCAAAGATACTATAGAATTCTTTGGCTTTTTCTATGTCATCATAGGGGATTTCAAAGTGAACGACTTGGTTCATTGTTGCTGTTTTTGTCATGGCATCCTCCCTTTGGGCTTGGATGCTGCGCGAGTATATCAGTTTTGTATTTTTTATGAGGAGTGGTATGGTTGTTACCTATGGAAGTGTGTGACATTGATCAGATTGTTGGAGAGAGGATTCCTTTGGGTGCAGAGCTGATGGCGGCTGCAAGGGATGGGCATCTGTGTATTCGGAAGGAGGGAAATGAGGGTGTTCTTCTTAAGGGGGATGAGGAGCGGTTTGAGGGGCTGGTTGGAAGATGGGGCGATCTTGTGTATTTGCAGAAAAACTGGGTGCTTGAAGGGAGTGTTGTTCGAGAGTTTGGTCGACTTTTAGATGGGGATGTCAAGCGGATTGACTTGGGAGATGCAGGGAGTCTGAATGAGGGGCAGCGGCGTGCGGTTGAAGAGTGTTTAGGGGAAAGTGTTGTTTGTTTAACGGGGGGGCCGGGTACTGGAAAGTCTTATGTGATCGGGGAGGTTGTAAAGAGATGGGGAAAGGATGTGTGCGTTTGTGCACCAACGGGTAAAGCAGCGCTTCTTCTTCGGGAAAAGCTGGAGGTGGAAGTGGGAACGCTTCATAGCCTTTTGGGAATACGGGATGGAAAAGAGATGCTTTTTGGGGGGAAGGTGTTGGATGCTGGAATGGTCATTGTTGATGAGTGTTCGATGATCGATGTGGGGATGTGGTCAGCGCTTCTTAGGAATGTAAAGGAAGGAACGCGACTTATTTTGGTAGGGGATCATGATCAGTTGCCACCGGTCGAGGCAGGTACGGTATTCG
The window above is part of the Candidatus Neptunochlamydia sp. REUL1 genome. Proteins encoded here:
- a CDS encoding VOC family protein, whose translation is MTKTATMNQVVHFEIPYDDIEKAKEFYSIFDWELNDIPGMNYIGVRTTPIDEDKMPTQPGAINGGLMKRTEQVKGPVVAVQVGSVDTYLEKVLAKGGKVIMPNMEIPNMGYYAYAADLEDNVFGLWEPIAP
- a CDS encoding ATP-dependent DNA helicase produces the protein MEVCDIDQIVGERIPLGAELMAAARDGHLCIRKEGNEGVLLKGDEERFEGLVGRWGDLVYLQKNWVLEGSVVREFGRLLDGDVKRIDLGDAGSLNEGQRRAVEECLGESVVCLTGGPGTGKSYVIGEVVKRWGKDVCVCAPTGKAALLLREKLEVEVGTLHSLLGIRDGKEMLFGGKVLDAGMVIVDECSMIDVGMWSALLRNVKEGTRLILVGDHDQLPPVEAGTVFGELCGFMKERGRGYVHLDKCMRSDRVEILEKAAAVRQGKVIEYGKLERDVKGWKRGGYQVLSCLRKGPFGVEVINELMQDEGEIPIMITRSDRRMELSNGEMGVLLKKNPGRAMGKNDVARFGEREFPAVLLPEFELAYCISVHKSQGSEFKKVVLLVPKGSEIFGREILYTGMTRAKDELIVLGEEGVIEECVKKGSERLSGIWRRLCAL